A window from Lepus europaeus isolate LE1 chromosome 20, mLepTim1.pri, whole genome shotgun sequence encodes these proteins:
- the LOC133749423 gene encoding olfactory receptor 7E178-like, translating into MGFSDDPALQPLLFVLFLSMYLVTVLGNLLIALVISSDSYLHTPMYFFLCNLSLADVGFTSTTVPKMIVDIHTHSTVISYVGCLTQMSLFIIFGCMDDLLLTVMAYDRFVAICHPLHYQVIMNPCRCSFLVSVSFVASILESLLQNLMVLRTTCFKDVDISNFFCEPSQLLTLAFSDTFTHDIAIYFVGIIYGFLPISGILYSYYKIISSILRVPSAGGKYKAFSTCGSHMTVVCLFYGTSLGVYLSSAASLSSRKCAVASVMYTVVIPLLNPFIYSLRNRDIKRAMWRLLSQQAI; encoded by the coding sequence ATGGGCTTCTCAGACGATCCAGCCCTTCAGCCTCTCCTTTTTGTGCTGTTCCTGTCCATGTACCTGGTCACGGTGCTCGGGAACCTGCTCATCGCCCTGGTCATCAGCTCAGATTCCTACCTCCACACCCCCATGTATTTCTTCCTCTGCAACCTGTCCTTGGCTGATGTGGGTTTCACCTCTACCACGGTTCCCAAGATGATTGTGGACATCCACACTCACAGCACAGTCATCTCCTATGTGGGCTGCCTGACACAGATGTCTCTCTTTATTATCTTTGGGTGCATGGATGACTTGCTTCTGACCGTGATGGCCTATGACAGGTTTGTTGCCATTTGTCATCCACTGCATTACCAGGTCATCATGAACCCCTGCCGCTGCAGCTTCTTGGTTTCAGTGTCTTTTGTGGCCAGTATTTTGGAATCCCTGCTGCAGAACTTGATGGTATTAAGAACTACCTGCTTCAAGGATGTtgacatttccaatttcttctgtGAACCTTCCCAGCTTCTCACCCTTGCCTTCTCTGACACTTTCACTCATGACATAGCCATATATTTTGTTGGCATCATATATGGTTTTCTCCCTATCTCAGGGATTCTCTACTCTTACTACAAAATCATTTCCTCCATTCTGAGAGTCCCATCAGCTGGTGGGAAGTACAAagccttctccacctgtggctctcacATGACtgttgtatgtttattttatggAACATCCCTTGGGGTGTATCTCAGTTCAGCAGCCTCACTTTCTTCCAGGAAGTGTGCAGTGGCCTCAGTGATGTACACTGTGGTCATCCCCCTGCTCAACCCCTTTatctacagcctgaggaacaGGGACATCAAGAGAGCCATGTGGAGACTTCTCAGTCAGCAAGCTATTTAG
- the LOC133749441 gene encoding putative gustatory receptor clone PTE01 isoform X2, producing MGFTESPTLQSLLFGLFLSMYLVTVLGNLLIILLIISDTHLHTPMYLFLCNLSLADVGFTSTTVPKMIVDVHTRSTAISYVGCLTQMSLFLICGCMDDLILTVMAYDRFVAICHPLHYQVIMNPRRCGFLVSVCFVASLLESLLHNLILLPVTCFKDVEISNFFCDPSQLLNLTCDDTFNHDIVIYLIGIVFGFFPISGILFSYYKIVSSILRVPSPGGKYKAFSTCGSHLLVVCLFYGSGFGVYLSASFSTSSRKSAVASLMYTLVTPMLNPFIYSLRNRDIKRALQRIVNRIT from the coding sequence ATGGGCTTCACAGAAAGTCCAACCCTGCAGTCCCTCCTGTTTGGGCTGTTCCTGTCCATGTACCTGGTTACGGTGCTCGGGAACCTACTCATCATCCTGCTCATCATCTCTGACACCCATCTGCACACCCCCATGTACTTGTTCCTCTGCAACCTCTCGTTGGCTGACGTGGGTTTCACCTCCACCACGGTTCCTAAGATGATTGTGGACGTCCACACTCGCAGCACAGCCATCTCCTACGTGGGCTGCCTGACgcagatgtctctctttctcatctgtgGATGCATGGATGATTTGATTTTGACCGTGATGGCCTATGACCGGTTTGTCGCCATCTGTCACCCCCTGCATTACCAGGTCATCATGAACCCCCGCCGCTGTGGCTTCTTGGTTTCAGTGTGTTTTGTGGCCAGCCTTTTGGAATCCCTGCTGCACAACTTGATATTATTACCAGTTACCTGCTTCAAGGATGTtgaaatttctaatttcttctgtgacccttCTCAGCTTCTCAATCTTACGTGCGATGACACCTTCAACCATGACATAGTCATATATCTTATTGGTATTGTATTTGGGTTTTTCCCTATCTCAGGGATCCTCTTCTCTTACTATAAAATTGTGTCCTCCATTCTGAGAGTCCCATCACCAGGTGGGAAGTACAAagccttctccacctgtggctctcacCTGTTGgttgtttgcttattttatgGATCAGGTTTTGGCGTGTATCTCAGTGCATCCTTctccacctcttccaggaagagTGCTGTGGCCTCACTGATGTACACCCTGGTCACCCCTATGTTGAACCCcttcatctacagcctgaggaacaGGGACATCAAGAGAGCTCTTCAGAGAATTGTCAACAGAATAACCTAA
- the LOC133749441 gene encoding putative gustatory receptor clone PTE01 isoform X1: protein MMHSPSQNLTCVLEFHLMGFTESPTLQSLLFGLFLSMYLVTVLGNLLIILLIISDTHLHTPMYLFLCNLSLADVGFTSTTVPKMIVDVHTRSTAISYVGCLTQMSLFLICGCMDDLILTVMAYDRFVAICHPLHYQVIMNPRRCGFLVSVCFVASLLESLLHNLILLPVTCFKDVEISNFFCDPSQLLNLTCDDTFNHDIVIYLIGIVFGFFPISGILFSYYKIVSSILRVPSPGGKYKAFSTCGSHLLVVCLFYGSGFGVYLSASFSTSSRKSAVASLMYTLVTPMLNPFIYSLRNRDIKRALQRIVNRIT from the exons ATGATGCACTCCCCTTC ACAAAATTTGACATGTGTCCTAGAATTCCATCTCATGGGCTTCACAGAAAGTCCAACCCTGCAGTCCCTCCTGTTTGGGCTGTTCCTGTCCATGTACCTGGTTACGGTGCTCGGGAACCTACTCATCATCCTGCTCATCATCTCTGACACCCATCTGCACACCCCCATGTACTTGTTCCTCTGCAACCTCTCGTTGGCTGACGTGGGTTTCACCTCCACCACGGTTCCTAAGATGATTGTGGACGTCCACACTCGCAGCACAGCCATCTCCTACGTGGGCTGCCTGACgcagatgtctctctttctcatctgtgGATGCATGGATGATTTGATTTTGACCGTGATGGCCTATGACCGGTTTGTCGCCATCTGTCACCCCCTGCATTACCAGGTCATCATGAACCCCCGCCGCTGTGGCTTCTTGGTTTCAGTGTGTTTTGTGGCCAGCCTTTTGGAATCCCTGCTGCACAACTTGATATTATTACCAGTTACCTGCTTCAAGGATGTtgaaatttctaatttcttctgtgacccttCTCAGCTTCTCAATCTTACGTGCGATGACACCTTCAACCATGACATAGTCATATATCTTATTGGTATTGTATTTGGGTTTTTCCCTATCTCAGGGATCCTCTTCTCTTACTATAAAATTGTGTCCTCCATTCTGAGAGTCCCATCACCAGGTGGGAAGTACAAagccttctccacctgtggctctcacCTGTTGgttgtttgcttattttatgGATCAGGTTTTGGCGTGTATCTCAGTGCATCCTTctccacctcttccaggaagagTGCTGTGGCCTCACTGATGTACACCCTGGTCACCCCTATGTTGAACCCcttcatctacagcctgaggaacaGGGACATCAAGAGAGCTCTTCAGAGAATTGTCAACAGAATAACCTAA